From a single Aquarana catesbeiana isolate 2022-GZ linkage group LG09, ASM4218655v1, whole genome shotgun sequence genomic region:
- the LOC141109008 gene encoding olfactory receptor 10A3-like produces MCEINDTEFSEYFLLGFHEFHHLRVLLFFLLLVVYLFIVTENCLIVTLVSSCHDLHVPMYIFLRNLALADLLLTSNITPKMLQVTWLGGTVISKMSCFSQYYFHCIATYTQSLILTAMAFDRYLAICHPLRYSSLMINKLCFNLAFWPWAIPILLIPSEMFFIGQMGFCGSKIIDHFFCDFVPILEMASTDTYKVVFEDFVLSILLAFTPFIFVIISYICIFIAIIKISSNDGRQKAFSTCSSHLAAVCAYYGPLIAIYMFPVGGNTPYENKLKTLLYTAITPLINPILYGMRNQSIKKAAQLLFCKRSENIKP; encoded by the coding sequence ATGTGTGAGATCAATGACACAGAGTTTTCTGAGTACTTTCTGCTTGGATTTCATGAGTTCCACCATCTCAGGGTTCTGCTGTTCTTCCTCCTCCTGGTGGTCTATCTCTTCATAGTCACTGAAAACTGCCTGATTGTCACACTTGTGTCATCATGCCATGATCTTCATGTCCCCATGTACATCTTTCTTAGGAACCTAGCACTGGCAGATCTTCTCCTGACTTCCAACATCACACCAAAAATGTTACAGGTGACTTGGTTAGGTGGAACGGTCATATCCAAAATGAGCTGCTTCAGCCAATATTACTTTCATTGCATCGCAACTTATACGCAGTCTCTGATTCTCACAGCCATGGCTTTTGACCGATACCTAGCCATCTGCCATCCACTCCGGTACTCTTCTCTTATGATCAATAAACTATGCTTCAACTTGGCCTTCTGGCCGTGGGCTATCCCCATCCTCCTCATTCCAAGTGAAATGTTTTTTATTGGCCAAATGGGTTTTTGTGGTTCCAAAATTATTGACCACTTCTTCTGTGATTTTGTACCAATTTTGGAAATGGCCTCCACAGACACTTACAAAGTGGTATTTGAAGACTTTGTTCTGTCCATTCTTTTGGCATTTACACCTTTTATATTTGTTATAATATCCTATATCTGTATATTTATAGCTATCATCAAGATCTCTTCAAATGACGGAAGACAGAAAGCGTTCTCCACATGCAGTTCTCATTTGGCGGCTGTATGTGCCTATTATGGACCACTGATAGCCATCTATATGTTTCCGGTCGGGGGAAACACACCATATGAAAACAAATTGAAGACTTTACTCTATACAGCAATAACTCCTCTAATAAACCCAATACTTTACGGCATGAGAAACCAGAGCATCAAGAAGGCGGCTCAACTACTATTTTGtaaaagatctgaaaatattaaaccCTAA